tttttgtgttttgcaattgcaaaatcacATAAGCATTAGTCTTAAGTGCAATTTCTTGAAACTGTATAAAAAAGTGAACGTGTCTTTTGTTTTCATCACTACTAGAAAATAACTCTGTTCAATCTTAATGAACAGAGTAATAAAGGATTTAGGCTTGGGGTCCCATGGTAATGATCAATGTTTCCACATGATGGTTTGAAGAACATTATGTTGTGCATAGAACAAGACCCTCAGATTCCTCTGTCCTGGCAAAGCATAACTTTGAATGCTAAAAAGTGAGACTTGTTGCTGCAATGATATAGTTTTCTATCAGACTTTCTCAGTAAGATCACCTGTCCAATGTCCTTTGGTTTCATACCTTCAAAATGTCAGTTAAAGAGGTGGGCACAAAAGAGTTTAACATAGACATTCTGTTATATCTCTAattagaaagacagaaagaaacaacatatattaagaaagaaacaacatacagtatgtgattagTAAGTGACAATACAAAGTAAGTAATGGAAAATCAGTTTATCTGGACTTCCACAAAACCTCTAGAACACCTGTTGCCGAAAGCAACCTGCTGGGCCAAGGAAGAAAGTTATCACAATCCACATTTTACAGACGCTGGCAGAAGGTGTCATTTACACCACAAATAGAAAACCTGAATTATAAATTGGGAAAAAGTATAAATATGAAATTGATCACTTCCTGAACAAAGTGTTATAAGTACATAAGGTGATGGTAAAGTGAACATGTGGAAAAAGGAATGAATGGCATACAAGAAAAAGTTCCtatttagaacaatctggacgagatcaagccattcagcccaacaaagctcaccagtcttatccactcgATTCTTcttcgagttttgaaagtccctaaaatcctactgtctacctcactacttggtagctcattCCAAGTGTGTATGgtactctgtgtgaagaaaatattcctaatatttgtgtgaaatttgcccttaacaagtttccaactgtctccccatgttcttgctgaactcattttaaaagtaaaagtctTTATCCAATGTGTTAtttcccatcataattttaaacactgcaatgatgtttcctcttaatttccttttgcttaaaTGCTGGAAATAGGTTTTGTATTGTTGGCACACTCTTAATGTATTATTACAGATAATAATTGAAGCAGCAGCAGAAAAACGTCTTGTCtactgtagatgccacatgggctggacggacatcccagccagaagaggggatggttccttaacTGGACAGGAGGCTCCTAACAAACAGATAGGCATTCCAGCTGGGGAGAAGAAAGGGATCAGACCCAAAAGGAAGAACCAAAAGTGATGGATGGACAGTCCACTGAAAAAAACAAGATGTCACCAAGGTTTTTTTActtccccaaaatgctagatggcagtggccctggatatcagtgcccagtgggaagccagcagggcatgcccgGAGATGTAATTCGgtagagcagccctgctggggtcactgggtgctgcaaaagggtgctgcagggagacaagttccctgttataatggactcTGGGGTtcataataaaagggaccacactcccttttcCAGGCGAGTTGGAGCCGGGAGGATGTAAAGCAACACTTggttggaggagggcagtgtggtagTTGTGGTGAGAGAAAGTtattgtggagagagaaaacatgtttctttgtgttttttgaaactttgtggaagaagtggtttaataaaccttccattatttgatgCCAGAACTCACTAtgtgtgttcgtgtttgggggtttgggacTCACTGATGGTTCCATCACACTACCCACATGCAAAAAAAGAGTATCCAGATTTAATAAATCACTCTTCTTCATGTAGTTACATAATAAATCAAAATACACTGCCAACATTTTCCAGcagatgattttaattttagtttaaggTAGAGAAGCTAGAaaccagagaaaacaaacaacaacagaaaATAGTTATTTGGTAAAATATCTCAAAAATAGCATGTGGAAATTCTACTAATGCCAGTTTATCATCGTCTTGATGCTTGATGCTGTTACTGCTTGCAAAGAAGTTTATCCCATTGCTAAAGTACTCCTACATAAGGAGATGAAAAAACAACATTGTATTAAAAAAGCATAAACACAGAAATACCCAAAAATGAAAGGAGTCCTCATTTTTCTCTCGTCTCAAATCCAAATTTTCTCAGAACATAGGAAAATGAATCATTGTTCCAGAACTTATGAAGGGCACTGTAGAGACCATAAAGAATGTATTTAGAGGCCTTATGTGGTAACAAAATGTAATGCACAGCAAAAGTGCTTCACAGGTGAGCTGCAGCCCACGTAATAATAGGCAGAGAAGAAAAAATCAGGATGCAGACTGGACTGCTGGGTGACCTGCCCCTTGAACAGATGACACAGTATAACGTGTAATAAAGTTAGGAAGAAATATGCAAGAAAAGCATTATCCTAAACATTAATCAGTTTTAGTAAGATTTCATATGACTTGCTTCTTATTACTTAAATATGCAGTGGAGGTGATATCTGATCAAATTAACATACACAGTATAGCATAGTATACAGTGTCACGATTGACACATATACAAATGAAACATCTCTATAAACATACAACATAAGGACAACAACAATCGTCATTTCGCAGCAGACCAGAAATAATCATGTCAATACTTTTTAAACAATACTTGTAAGATCAAGATAGCAAGTTCATGCATGTACAGCTTGTCAATATGAACTACAGTATTATAAAATCTGGTTGTCCTAGTATGAACTGACCTTTAGATCAAAGGGACGGAATGATGTCTTTGTAACGGTTATTCTTTTTACATGTACTGAATAAAAAAGCTAAGACctatcattaaaaaataataatgaacacTGTAGAACTTAATACATAATCAGGAAAAAGTACTTTTATAgagtcaaagcaaaaaaaatccaaaatagaaAACACTTCTAAAACCAGGAAAAATGTTGCACTGCATATATTAAAATCAAACTCTAAAATTACTGGGTGTGTTACACATTCCCGAGGGGAAAAGATTCTTATCTAGAGGGAGTGTCTTTTTACTTTGGTCTATATAACCAGTGGTTCACAGATGTCAGAGCACACCTGGCAGCATTAGCTATCCAGACAGCGCCGACTTcaataaaaggaaaacagaaattgTCATCATGAACAAAATCATCGTCTATGAACACGGCGATTTCAGAGGACTCAGCAAAGAGTTCACCAGAGATGTTCCTAATCTGGTCAGCGAAAACTTCAACGACTGCATTTCATCCGTGAAGGTAATTGGCATGCCTTGGGTAGCTTATGAGCATAGTGACTACCAAGGTCGTCAGATACTATATGAGGAAGGCCAGTATCCCAGTGTTGCTATGAACGATACTTTTTCTTCATTGAAAATCATCACGGATAGCCTCGATGATCCTTTCATCTCCCTTTACGAAGATATTAATTatggaggaagaaagaaagacatcACTACTGAAACGAACCTCTGCTTTGCTGACTTCAATGACAAAGCTTCTTCCCATATTGTGCAGAGAGGCGCCTGGGTCCTGTATGAGGACATAAACCGTGGAGGTCGTCAGATTATCGCTCGTGCTGGGGAAAGAGTGCCAAACTACGGTAGTTTCGGCTTCAATGATCGGCTCTCCTCTCTTCGTCCGCTGCAGTACGGCTCTCCTACAGTGAAAGCCAAGATTCAGTGGGAGAAAATGATCAAGGAATCAGAGAGGAATGTGAAGATTGATgagctggttggaacaaacaaCTCAGACAGTGAGCAGTCATTTTCATCAACCGCCACTAAAGAATATGAAACCTTCACCAGTGAGAGCATCACCTTCAGCAACTCCACCACGATTACAGTAGGAACTAGTTTCTCCCTTAATATCGTGCCCGGTGTAGGAATAGAGAGCAGCATGTCAGTTTCTAACACCTTcaatgtggaaaaaggaaaaaccgAGTCTAAAACTACAAGGGAGAAGACCGAACTCAACCTACCTGTGAAAATCCCACCACACACAAAACTGACTGTTAATGTCATGAGAAAAGAAATGTCTGTGAGGGTGCCGGTAGAGTTTACTGTCACTCGAGGTAATAACACTAAAATAGAGTACGGGGAGTACCGGTGCAGCTCAGGGAGCTCAGTGCATGCTGAATATTCATCTGTACGTATATAGTGAAATGGAGAAAGTAACTAAGAGATGAAATAAGGAGAACAGAATATTATGCATGTATTAAATCCATAAAGCTCTATTAAAATGTCAATGTAATGAGCACTCTTTCTATGTGACTCCTGTTAATGAGAAAACTTAAAACATATACAGAATAAAATCTGAAGTTAAGGTTTTTATTATTGTGGTGTGTGTTCATTTGAGCTTATATCCACAGCAACTTGGCAATTCATTCtgaaaaatgtttcaataaacTATTGCACATGAAAAGTGATATTGTAAATATGCCAACATGCCAACCATGTCTTACAACTGAGTGGGGGACGATTTGACACAGTCGTAAAAtacaattctttgcattttttcacCATAAATGGAATGTGTTTGTGATAGTAAATCAAGGCATTTTCCGATATGTTCTaacaattttcaaaaacaaagtacagtattaTGCAAGTGTATGCTAAGCGACTAACAAAGTCATTcattcataaaaatgataaatagttCAAAGAAGTTTCTTATTTCTTGAAGCTCTTCCAATATTTGAACTATTTAGTTGTATATTTTGTGATCATACTACAGTATATTCACATAATGTTTTGACTTTCTCTTAGTCTTCTATAAACTGTCTTTTTAGCAATCACAAACTCAGATTTCTACATCTTATTCACCAAAAGGTGAAATAACaattatctattcatccattttgtgtATCTACTTATTCCACCTTAGTGTTGCACATTGCATGGTCCTCTCGGTGTGGTAGcgctttcagtagtgagaaaagcgctatatatgaatgtaatgaattattattattattattattattaacaataaaatatgaaaacctcCAAAGGGGTAAATACTTTTGAAATGCACTGCACCTTGTCGACcttatcgagaggtttacttgccttggcagtgacattcatgtcactggtgactcttcctatgaagtcagtagacggattgggagagcatggggggtcatgaggtcactggaa
This portion of the Polypterus senegalus isolate Bchr_013 chromosome 6, ASM1683550v1, whole genome shotgun sequence genome encodes:
- the LOC120531229 gene encoding epidermal differentiation-specific protein-like; translated protein: MNKIIVYEHGDFRGLSKEFTRDVPNLVSENFNDCISSVKVIGMPWVAYEHSDYQGRQILYEEGQYPSVAMNDTFSSLKIITDSLDDPFISLYEDINYGGRKKDITTETNLCFADFNDKASSHIVQRGAWVLYEDINRGGRQIIARAGERVPNYGSFGFNDRLSSLRPLQYGSPTVKAKIQWEKMIKESERNVKIDELVGTNNSDSEQSFSSTATKEYETFTSESITFSNSTTITVGTSFSLNIVPGVGIESSMSVSNTFNVEKGKTESKTTREKTELNLPVKIPPHTKLTVNVMRKEMSVRVPVEFTVTRGNNTKIEYGEYRCSSGSSVHAEYSSVRI